Proteins from a single region of Mycobacteriales bacterium:
- a CDS encoding maleylpyruvate isomerase N-terminal domain-containing protein, with protein MSRPAPAPEASPAGLAEHPYGQQRARVLAAWDGFLAVAGAADLDRPSRLPGWTGHDVAVHIGDWDDVTTLDRLLAQARSGRPAGQGDTDAANAAVVAAHRGASRADVLAALERSRQRVADWYDDAGPDGPDALGRATVMSVVGALPLLTVVNAGGYELAVHALDLGIHPPEVLLDAGLAALVDVTGAFAARRGLRTALTAWTGRAGWQVRTADGGWRTEPVTARPPGAAVEAAPDVLLDASAGRRAVPPLLASRAVRVHGLPDLLRLAPIVDEVPGLPGGPALRAAARWVGGAGRLLRLGR; from the coding sequence ATGTCACGCCCTGCCCCGGCGCCCGAGGCCAGCCCGGCCGGGCTCGCGGAGCATCCGTACGGACAGCAGCGGGCGCGGGTGCTGGCCGCCTGGGACGGGTTCCTGGCCGTCGCCGGTGCCGCCGACCTGGACCGGCCGTCGCGGCTGCCGGGCTGGACCGGGCACGACGTCGCCGTCCACATCGGCGACTGGGACGACGTGACGACGCTGGACCGGCTGCTGGCCCAGGCCCGTTCCGGCAGGCCGGCCGGACAGGGCGACACCGACGCGGCCAACGCGGCGGTCGTCGCGGCCCACCGGGGCGCCTCCCGGGCCGACGTGCTGGCGGCGTTGGAACGGTCCCGGCAGCGGGTCGCCGACTGGTACGACGACGCCGGCCCCGACGGTCCCGACGCGCTCGGGCGGGCCACCGTCATGTCCGTGGTCGGCGCGCTGCCGCTGCTCACCGTCGTCAACGCCGGCGGGTACGAGCTGGCCGTGCACGCGCTGGACCTCGGCATCCACCCGCCGGAGGTGCTGCTGGACGCCGGGCTGGCGGCGCTGGTCGACGTGACCGGGGCGTTCGCGGCGCGGCGCGGGCTGCGGACCGCGCTGACAGCCTGGACGGGCCGGGCGGGCTGGCAGGTCCGGACGGCCGACGGCGGCTGGCGGACCGAGCCGGTCACCGCGCGGCCGCCGGGCGCCGCCGTCGAGGCGGCGCCCGACGTGCTGCTGGACGCGTCCGCGGGGCGGCGGGCGGTGCCGCCGTTGCTCGCCAGCCGGGCGGTACGGGTGCACGGGCTGCCGGACCTCCTGCGGCTCGCGCCGATCGTCGACGAGGTGCCGGGGTTGCCGGGCGGGCCGGCCCTGCGAGCCGCCGCCCGCTGGGTCGGCGGCGCCGGCCGCCTCCTCCGCCTCGGCCGCTGA
- a CDS encoding peroxiredoxin — MPVEVGQEAPDFTLQDQNREQVTLSSFRGQQSVLLVFFPFAFSGICTNELCQVRDELPSFEGDSVQVMGISIDHPFTLKSWAAQEGYLFPLLSDFWPHGEVAKAYGVFNDIAGMANRGTFLIDKQGVVRFAEVNQPGERRDQSAWHEAMAQLPA; from the coding sequence ATGCCGGTCGAGGTCGGCCAGGAGGCCCCCGACTTCACCCTGCAGGACCAGAACCGCGAGCAGGTGACGCTGAGCTCGTTCCGCGGTCAGCAGAGCGTGCTGCTCGTCTTCTTCCCGTTCGCGTTCAGCGGGATCTGCACGAACGAGCTCTGCCAGGTCCGCGACGAGCTGCCGAGCTTCGAGGGCGACTCGGTGCAGGTGATGGGCATCAGCATCGACCACCCGTTCACGCTGAAGAGCTGGGCGGCGCAGGAGGGCTACCTCTTCCCGCTGCTGTCGGACTTCTGGCCGCACGGCGAGGTCGCGAAGGCGTACGGCGTGTTCAACGACATCGCCGGCATGGCCAACCGGGGCACGTTCCTCATCGACAAGCAGGGGGTCGTGCGGTTCGCCGAGGTGAACCAGCCGGGCGAGCGGCGCGACCAGTCCGCCTGGCACGAGGCGATGGCGCAGCTGCCGGCCTGA
- a CDS encoding type II toxin-antitoxin system Phd/YefM family antitoxin, producing the protein MRSEPLDDAAAHLSELAEEVESTHGHLRITRSGRASLVLLTEDEFASMQETVALAGDSAAQEEIAGAEAAYSAGDFVTGDALRAQFGLPPHVA; encoded by the coding sequence ATGAGGAGCGAGCCACTGGACGACGCGGCTGCCCACCTCTCCGAGTTGGCGGAGGAGGTGGAGTCGACCCATGGACATCTCAGGATCACGCGGTCGGGCCGCGCCAGTCTGGTGCTGCTGACCGAGGACGAGTTCGCCTCCATGCAGGAAACCGTCGCGCTCGCGGGTGACTCGGCGGCGCAGGAGGAGATTGCCGGGGCCGAGGCAGCATATTCGGCCGGCGACTTCGTGACCGGGGACGCGTTGCGCGCTCAATTCGGACTGCCGCCGCACGTTGCCTGA
- a CDS encoding type II toxin-antitoxin system RelE/ParE family toxin → MKVAGPAVRALAKIPDRIGLALVEFMTERLVDNPHRIGKPLMGKFAGLYAARVRDYRIRYRIEESTRTVVVLHVAQRADAYRPE, encoded by the coding sequence TTGAAGGTCGCCGGTCCGGCGGTGCGCGCTCTGGCCAAGATTCCTGACCGAATCGGACTCGCGCTGGTCGAATTCATGACGGAGCGTTTGGTGGACAATCCGCATCGGATCGGCAAGCCATTGATGGGCAAGTTCGCGGGTCTGTACGCCGCGCGTGTCCGCGACTATCGGATCCGGTACCGTATCGAGGAGAGCACGAGAACGGTCGTGGTCCTCCACGTGGCGCAGCGGGCAGACGCCTACCGGCCGGAGTAG
- a CDS encoding DUF3052 domain-containing protein: MSTTVDQAGGRGLAERLGIEPGMVVQELGYDEDVDHELRDAIEDRSGNEMVDEDADDVVDVVLLWWREDDGDLVDALVDALRPLEDSGTVWLLTPKSGREGHVPPSDISEAAPTAGLSQTSSISAAQDWAGARLVTPKTGRPKR; this comes from the coding sequence GTGAGCACGACCGTGGACCAGGCAGGAGGGCGCGGCCTGGCCGAGCGGCTGGGAATCGAGCCGGGCATGGTCGTGCAGGAGCTCGGTTACGACGAAGACGTCGACCATGAGCTGCGCGACGCGATCGAGGACCGGTCCGGCAACGAGATGGTCGACGAGGACGCGGACGACGTCGTCGACGTGGTGCTGCTGTGGTGGCGGGAGGACGACGGCGACCTGGTCGACGCGTTGGTCGACGCGCTGCGCCCGCTCGAGGACAGCGGCACCGTCTGGCTTCTGACGCCGAAGTCCGGGCGCGAGGGGCACGTCCCGCCCTCCGACATCAGCGAGGCCGCGCCGACGGCCGGGCTGTCCCAGACCTCGAGCATCAGCGCGGCCCAGGACTGGGCCGGGGCTCGGCTGGTGACGCCCAAGACGGGACGTCCCAAGCGCTGA
- a CDS encoding SURF1 family protein: MSGRTTRPLRVLALVSLGLVLGGLCGTAGVWQWHRFGEKKLADDQLRTAAALPAVPVDQVLTPGRVVDDTVRFRTITATGTYDGTQQVLARQRQVNDTPGFLVITPLRTSSGRTLFIDRGFMPATGAATLTPTPPDPPVGQVQVIARILSSESGGLGTNLPARQIERIDVPALASRNGEPAYSAFGELISSVPAEQGLTPVPAPDLSNPAGGAFVAQHLAYVVQWFLFSGFALAGPVILLLLDRRARRREPAPVKREPAAT; encoded by the coding sequence GTGTCTGGACGGACGACCCGACCGCTGCGGGTGCTGGCCCTGGTGAGCCTCGGGTTGGTGCTCGGCGGGCTGTGCGGTACGGCGGGCGTCTGGCAGTGGCACCGGTTCGGGGAGAAGAAGCTCGCGGACGACCAGCTGCGGACGGCGGCGGCGCTGCCGGCGGTGCCGGTGGACCAGGTGCTCACGCCGGGGCGGGTCGTCGACGACACCGTGCGGTTCCGGACGATCACCGCCACCGGGACGTACGACGGGACGCAGCAGGTCCTGGCCCGGCAGCGGCAGGTCAACGACACCCCGGGCTTCCTGGTGATCACGCCGCTGCGGACCTCGTCCGGGCGGACGTTGTTCATCGACCGCGGGTTCATGCCGGCGACCGGGGCGGCGACGCTGACCCCGACACCGCCGGACCCGCCGGTGGGTCAGGTTCAGGTGATCGCGCGGATCCTGTCCAGCGAATCCGGCGGGCTCGGGACGAACCTGCCCGCGCGGCAGATCGAGCGGATCGACGTACCTGCGCTCGCGTCCCGGAACGGCGAACCGGCGTACTCGGCCTTCGGGGAGCTGATCTCCTCCGTGCCGGCCGAGCAGGGGCTCACCCCGGTGCCGGCGCCGGACCTGAGCAATCCGGCCGGCGGGGCGTTCGTCGCCCAGCACCTCGCGTACGTCGTGCAGTGGTTCCTGTTCAGCGGGTTCGCACTGGCCGGGCCGGTGATCCTGCTGCTGCTGGACCGCCGGGCCCGGCGCCGCGAGCCGGCGCCGGTCAAGCGCGAGCCCGCGGCGACCTGA